The nucleotide window ACGCACACGGTGAAGTAACATTCACTGGAGGACCGAACCCGTTATCGTTAAAAAGATTTGGGATGAGGTGTGGATAGGGGTGAAAGGCCTAACAAGGCAGGCAATAGCTGGTTCTCCTCGAAATAGCTTTAGGGTTAGCGTGGTATGTTTAGTTACAGGGGTAGAGCACTGAAAGGGCTAGGGGGACCACAATCTTACCAAACCCTATCAAACTCCGAATACTGTAACTTGAAGTACTGCAGTCAGACTACGGGGGATAAGCTTCGTGGTCAAAAGGGAAACAGCCCAGACCGTCAATTAAGGCCCCAAAATCTACGCTAAGTGGTAAAGGATGTGGGGGCGCATATACAACCAGGAGGTTGGCTTAGAAGCAGCCACCCTTTAAAGAGTGCGTAATAGCTCACTGGTCGAGTGCCCCTGCGCCGAAAATGTAATCGGGACTAAGCGTAGTGCCGGTGTTACGGATTCCTAGCAATAGGAGTGGTAGAGGAGCGTTCTTTATCCCGCTGAAGGTGGCCTGGAAAGGTAGCTGGAGGGTTAAGAAGTGAAGATGCTGGCATGAGTAGCGCGAGGGGAGTGAGATTCTCCCCCACCGATAGCCTAAGGTTTCCCCGGGAAGGCCAATCCGCCGGGGTTAGTCGGTCCCTAAGATGAGGCTGAATAGCGTAGTCGATGGGAAGCAGGTTCATATTCCTGCACCAACTGTTTTGTGCGATGGGGTGACGCAGAAGGATAATAAGAGCGGGTCTTTTGGATATGTCCGTTCCTCACGCGAGGTGTTGAGAGAGGTAGGAAAATCCGCCTTTTGAGCTGAGCGTGGGGGGGAGACCACTCAGAGTGGGTTAAGCTTATGATTTCAGGCTGCCGAGAAATAGCCTCTAAGTTTAGGAACAGTTGACCGTACCGCAAACCGACACAGGTAGGCAAGTAGAGAATACTAAGGTGTTCGAGATAACTCTCGCTAAGGAACTCGGCAAATTACCCTCGTAACTTCGGGATAAGAGGGCCCTACGCAAGTAGGGGGCACAGAAATGGGGGTAGCGACTGTTTACCAAAAACACAGGACTCTGCAAACGCGGAAGCGGATGTATAGGGTCTGACACCTGCCCGGTGCTGGAAGGTTAAGAGGACTTGTTAGTCGCAAGACGAAGCTCGGAATCGAAGCCCCAGTAAACGGCGGCCGTAACTATGACGGTCCTAAGGTAGCGAAATTCCTTGTCGGGTAAGTTCCGACCTGCACGAATGGTGTAACGACTTCCCTACTGTCTCAGCGAGAGTCTCGGCGAAATTGTAGTACCCGTGAAGATGCGGGTTACCTGCGATAGGACGGAAAGACCCCGTGAACCTTTACTGTACCCTGGCATTGAGCTTTGGTTCTGTATGTGTAGGATAGGTGAGTGTGTGCGTTTGAAGTTTGCACGCTAGTGTGAATGGAGCCAACGTTGAAATACCACCCTTACAGAACTCGAGTTCTAACCGAATGAAACAACATTCGAGACATTGTCAGGCGGGCAGTTTGACTGGGGCGGTCGCCTCCTAAAGAGTAACGGAGGCGCCCAAAGGTTCCCTCAGCGTGGACGGAAATCACGCAAAGAGTGTAATGGCATAAGGGAGCTTAACTGTGAGACCAACAAGTCGAGCAGGTGCGAAGTGTGTGCGTAGTGATCCGGTGGTTCTGTGTGGAAGGGCCATCGCTCAACGGATAAAAGGTACTCCGGGGATAACAGGCTGATCGCGTCCAAGAGTCCATATCGACGACGCGGTTTGGCACCTCGATGTCGGCTCGTCGCATCCTGGGGCTGAAGCAGGTCCCAAGGGTATGGCTGTTCGCCATTTAAAGCGGTACGCGAGCTGGGTTCAGAACGTCGTGAGACAGTTCGGTCCCTATCCATCGCAGGCGTTGGAGATTTGACGGGAGCTGACCCTAGTACGAGAGGACCGGGTTGGACGAACCTCTAGTGCATCTGTTGTCACACCAGTGGCATGGCAGAGTAGCTACGTTCGGTCGGGATAACCGCTGAAAGCATATAAGTGGGAAGCCCACCTGAAGATAAGATCTCCCTGAAGAGTCCAGGCAGACGACCTGGTTGATAGGTCACAGGTGTAAGTTCAGTAATGGATTCAGCCAAGTGATACTAATCGCTCGATCGGCTTGACCATATTACAATATACACGTGTTAACGTGTATGTATAGATTAGCGTTGTTTGTTCATTTACGTGTCGTATACAAATGTTGGGAAAAGCCTTACGTCGAAAGATGTGAGGCTTTTTTTATGTCTTCGGAAAACGATCCATAAATTCTATAGGTTACCCAAGTCAGAATGCATTTCTGACGGAGGCGTGGCCATGGATGGACGCGGTTGCGAAATCCGATCTGGATGGGAGGATAAGCGAAAAAAGGGAATCATCTACAAATGAATTAACAAATTGCGGAGCTTGCTCTGTCTTGTCTGGGTAGAAAGCCCAGAAGCAGGAGTCGGAAAGTTGTTCAGCTGATTTTTTTATGCCATAAAAAATAGGAGGCAAAAATTGCAGAAAGGGGGAAGATCATGAATAGAAGTCTCGGATCGAGAGGACCTACCATGAGTGCTGAATAAATGGCACCGATGATATCGAAAACAAGACCAGCATAGGCCCATTCCTTCAGCCGTCTCAGATTGGGCATCGCGATAACAATACATCCAGATATCTTTGCGACACCCAAAAAAGGTAATAAATAAGAAGGGTAACCAAGTTGTTTGAATACTTCAAGCCAATCCTCGGTCTGCATTATATTCATAACTGATCCTGGTAATAAAAAAAATAAGACAAGGCCAGTAGCGATCCAATAATAAACATTTACTTTTCTCATGTATTCTACTCTATTATTAAAGTTACAAACTAACAAAAATCAATTGCTTTTTCGCTTCATCTTTTTGCTTGGTCCAGTTGAATTACAAAATTTTTATTCGCACTTACAATTGTCCTGCTTTAGATTCGTTCTTATGCTTTTCACCTATTTTTGCAATGTAGAAGGGTTTGGTCCTAAGGATGAAAACGATAACACAATCCAAAGTAGAAAGGACTTGAATCAATAATTCGATTCAACTGATCCACTTCGGAATTCAGTTACTGAATTAAATAAAATGCCAGACTGAACAAGTGGTTCAGCTGGCAATAGTAAGGAAAGGGTATTATTTTTACTCTACGGGATAACCTAATTGCTGTAAGGTCAATTGAGTGATTTTTTCATAAAAATGTTCCGCTCTTGTCTCATTTGGCCCACCTACAAATCCACCTAATCCATAGGCTACCGTGATATTGTGTTGATCGATAATATTTCCTTTTGCATCTTTGATGGTTAAAACTAAATCCATAGAATCTGCACCCGCAATGGATCCAATCCATATTGCAACACCTTCTGATCTAAATCGAACATCATTGATCTTTATCTCGATCGTTTCCTTTGCTTTATCAGAAAAAACACCTTTTTCCTTTAGCTTTGTTTTATAAACACGTAAAAAGTTTTCTTCTTTGAAGACTTCGCTGTCTTTAACTTCTGCGTTAGCTTCAGGTGTATACGTTAATACAACCTTTTCGTTGAGTTTCGTAGTAGAATAGTTAGGTGCCTTATAGTCACCTAAACGTTTTGCAGACGAGCTGCAATTCACTGCAAAAACCAATACCAACGCCAATACAGCATATACGCTTTTTTTAAAGTTCATCAAATAAACTCCTTTGTAATCTAATATTAAAAAATTAATAGCATTTGAATGAAATCAGGTGTTTACAACAAGACCCAAAAAAAATAGAACGAAAAATTCTTTGAAGTCAAAACTACGCCAAATCTAACTTAAGAGCATCGACTAAGGGTTG belongs to Leptospira terpstrae serovar Hualin str. LT 11-33 = ATCC 700639 and includes:
- a CDS encoding DoxX family protein; translation: MRKVNVYYWIATGLVLFFLLPGSVMNIMQTEDWLEVFKQLGYPSYLLPFLGVAKISGCIVIAMPNLRRLKEWAYAGLVFDIIGAIYSALMVGPLDPRLLFMIFPLSAIFASYFLWHKKIS